The following proteins come from a genomic window of Mucinivorans hirudinis:
- a CDS encoding Pyruvate,phosphate dikinase, with translation MSNKKRVYSFGNKVAEGNGKMKELLGGKGANLAEMNLIGIPVPPGFTITTEVCTEFYDHGKEATVASMDAEVRAAMKKMEQTMGMEFGSNTNPLLVSVRSGARVSMPGMMDTILNLGLNDQAVEGIAKKSGNDRFAWDSYRRFVQMYGDVVLGMKPESKEDHDPFEEIIDHLKEEKGIKNDTDFTVDDLKLLVQKFKAAVKEKTGKEFPTDPWEQLAGAVCAVFESWMNPRACLYRQMHKYPAEWGTAVNVQAMVFGNMGNGSATGVAFTRDASTGENIFNGEYLINAQGEDVVAGIRTPQEVTLEGSRRWAALQGVSEDERASKYPSLEETMPTAYAELFAIQNHLETYFKDMQDIEFTIQDGKLWMLQTRSGKRTGAAMVRMAVEMCKEGLIDEPTAVLRVEPAKLDELLHPVFDKKAIGLAKVLGKGLPASPGAATGQIVFFADDAHEWAEKGHKVILVRVETSPEDLKGMNAAEGILTARGGMTSHAAVVARGMGKCCVSGVGALEINYKTRTMTIGGKEYKEGDWISLNGSTGEVYDGKVATEAAELSGDFGELMAMAAKYAKMKVRTNADTPKDAAVAFAFGAEGIGLCRTEHMFFEGDRINAVREMILADDEAGRRVALDKLLPIQREDFEGIFEAMNGYPVTVRLLDPPLHEFVPHFEKEQTELGKLLGKSVEIIKAKIENLIEVNPMLGHRGCRLGNTYPEITEMQTRAIIEAALNVTAKGVPVNIEIMVPLVGNHKEFKYQKNVIDTTAEQVFAERKKRIDYMVGTMIEVPRAAVTANEIAEFAEFFSFGTNDLTQMTLGFSRDDIAKFLPIYLEKGILKVDPFQTLDVKGVGQLLREGVFKGRSTRPELKCGICGEHGGDPASVEFCHYAGLNYVSCSPFRVPIARLAAAHAAIKQAGK, from the coding sequence ATGTCGAACAAAAAACGTGTCTACTCCTTTGGCAACAAGGTTGCGGAGGGTAACGGCAAGATGAAAGAGCTCCTTGGTGGCAAGGGTGCTAACTTGGCTGAAATGAATCTTATAGGCATTCCTGTGCCTCCCGGTTTTACGATAACTACGGAAGTTTGTACCGAATTTTATGACCACGGCAAGGAGGCGACTGTTGCTTCGATGGATGCCGAGGTTCGCGCAGCAATGAAGAAGATGGAGCAGACTATGGGTATGGAGTTCGGCAGCAATACCAATCCGTTGTTGGTTTCGGTGCGTTCGGGTGCGCGGGTTTCGATGCCAGGTATGATGGATACTATCCTCAACCTTGGTTTGAACGACCAGGCGGTGGAGGGTATTGCTAAGAAGTCGGGTAACGACCGTTTTGCGTGGGACTCATATCGTCGTTTTGTTCAGATGTATGGTGATGTTGTGCTTGGTATGAAGCCCGAGTCGAAGGAAGACCACGACCCATTCGAGGAGATTATCGACCATTTGAAAGAGGAAAAAGGTATCAAAAACGACACTGACTTCACGGTTGATGATTTGAAACTTCTTGTACAAAAATTCAAGGCGGCAGTTAAGGAGAAGACCGGCAAGGAGTTCCCAACTGACCCTTGGGAGCAACTTGCGGGGGCTGTTTGCGCGGTGTTCGAGAGTTGGATGAACCCGCGTGCGTGCCTCTATCGCCAAATGCACAAATACCCTGCCGAGTGGGGTACGGCGGTCAATGTTCAGGCTATGGTGTTCGGCAATATGGGTAATGGTTCGGCTACGGGCGTTGCCTTTACGCGCGATGCGTCCACGGGTGAGAATATTTTTAATGGTGAATATCTGATAAATGCTCAGGGCGAAGATGTGGTTGCCGGCATCCGCACACCTCAGGAGGTTACCTTGGAGGGTTCGCGCCGTTGGGCGGCTTTGCAGGGCGTTTCGGAGGATGAGCGTGCCTCGAAATATCCTTCGTTGGAGGAGACAATGCCTACGGCTTATGCAGAACTTTTTGCAATTCAGAACCACTTGGAGACATATTTCAAAGATATGCAGGATATTGAGTTCACCATTCAGGATGGTAAACTGTGGATGTTGCAGACACGTTCGGGTAAACGCACCGGTGCGGCAATGGTTCGTATGGCGGTTGAGATGTGCAAGGAGGGGCTTATTGACGAGCCGACTGCTGTGTTGCGTGTCGAGCCGGCTAAATTGGACGAGCTTCTTCACCCTGTCTTCGACAAGAAGGCTATTGGTTTGGCAAAAGTGTTAGGAAAAGGTCTGCCTGCGTCGCCGGGTGCGGCTACGGGTCAGATTGTCTTTTTTGCCGATGATGCACACGAGTGGGCTGAAAAGGGACATAAGGTTATCTTGGTGCGTGTGGAGACCTCGCCCGAGGATCTCAAGGGTATGAATGCGGCTGAGGGTATACTTACCGCACGTGGTGGTATGACCTCGCACGCGGCTGTTGTGGCGCGCGGTATGGGTAAGTGTTGTGTGTCGGGTGTGGGTGCGTTGGAGATTAACTACAAGACTCGCACGATGACAATCGGCGGTAAGGAGTATAAAGAGGGTGATTGGATTTCTCTAAATGGCTCAACAGGCGAGGTTTATGATGGCAAGGTTGCCACGGAGGCAGCAGAGCTTTCGGGCGACTTTGGTGAGTTGATGGCAATGGCGGCGAAATATGCTAAGATGAAAGTTCGTACCAATGCTGACACGCCCAAGGATGCGGCGGTAGCCTTTGCATTTGGTGCGGAGGGTATCGGTCTTTGCCGTACTGAGCATATGTTCTTTGAGGGTGACCGCATCAATGCCGTGCGTGAGATGATTCTGGCGGATGACGAGGCGGGACGTCGCGTGGCTTTGGACAAATTGTTGCCAATTCAACGCGAGGATTTCGAAGGTATTTTCGAGGCAATGAACGGCTATCCGGTAACGGTTCGCCTGCTCGACCCACCTCTTCACGAGTTCGTTCCTCACTTCGAGAAGGAGCAGACCGAGTTGGGTAAACTTTTGGGTAAATCTGTGGAGATTATCAAGGCTAAGATAGAGAACCTTATCGAGGTGAACCCTATGCTTGGACACCGTGGTTGCCGATTGGGTAACACCTATCCCGAGATTACCGAGATGCAGACACGTGCAATCATCGAAGCTGCGCTCAACGTAACGGCTAAGGGTGTTCCGGTGAATATTGAGATTATGGTGCCTTTGGTTGGTAACCACAAGGAGTTCAAATATCAGAAGAATGTTATCGATACCACCGCTGAGCAGGTGTTTGCAGAACGCAAGAAACGTATTGACTATATGGTTGGTACGATGATTGAGGTGCCTCGCGCCGCCGTTACTGCCAACGAGATTGCCGAGTTTGCCGAGTTCTTCTCTTTCGGAACAAATGATTTGACGCAGATGACCCTTGGTTTCTCTCGCGATGACATTGCCAAGTTCCTGCCCATTTATTTGGAGAAGGGAATACTGAAGGTAGACCCATTCCAGACTTTGGATGTGAAGGGTGTTGGTCAGCTCCTGCGCGAGGGTGTTTTCAAAGGACGCTCGACACGTCCCGAGCTTAAGTGCGGTATTTGCGGAGAACACGGTGGCGACCCTGCATCGGTTGAGTTCTGCCACTATGCGGGCTTGAACTACGTAAGTTGCTCACCATTCCGCGTGCCTATTGCACGGTTGGCGGCTGCTCACGCGGCTATTAAACAAGCAGGCAAGTAG
- a CDS encoding Fumarate hydratase class I, whose protein sequence is MSNFHYQEPFPLSGDTTEYRLLTKDYISIEECAGRRILRVDPRGLELLAKEAFADVSFYLRSSHMQKLANILKDPQATDNDKFVAYTLIINQVVSAEGELPTCQDTGTAIISALKGENVYTGANDALHLSRGVYETYKERNLRYSQVVPFTMTEEKNSGNNLPAQIDLYATQGNAYKFLFMTKGGGSANKTFLYQQTKALLTEEGLTKFIKEKIKDLGTAACPPYHLAVVIGGTSAEANLAAVKKASAHYYDNLPTEGNEGGQAFRDLEWERRIEKICQESGVGAQFGGKYLVHDVRVIRLPRHAASCPVGIGVSCSADRNIKGKITEEGIFLEQLEKNPARFLPELAPHLAPAVEIDLDKGMDAVLKELSKYPIKTRLNIRGTLIVARDIAHAELKKLVDAGKPLPDYFKNHPVYYAGPAKTPQGMASGSFGPTTAGRMDSYVDLFQSLGGSMVMVAKGNRSKAVTDACKKHGGFYLGSIGGPAAVLAKDSIKSSEVIDFPELGMESIRRIYVENFPAFIIVDDKGNDFFEAL, encoded by the coding sequence ATGTCAAACTTCCACTACCAAGAGCCATTTCCGCTCTCGGGCGACACGACGGAATATCGCCTGCTTACAAAAGACTACATCTCGATAGAGGAGTGCGCCGGCAGACGCATCCTGAGGGTAGACCCGCGCGGTCTCGAACTTCTGGCAAAAGAGGCTTTTGCCGATGTATCCTTCTACCTTCGCTCTTCGCATATGCAGAAGCTCGCCAATATCCTCAAAGACCCCCAAGCAACCGACAACGACAAGTTTGTTGCCTACACACTGATTATAAATCAGGTGGTCTCAGCCGAAGGCGAGCTACCCACCTGTCAGGATACGGGCACGGCTATCATCTCGGCTCTCAAGGGCGAAAATGTCTATACGGGGGCAAACGATGCCCTGCACCTGAGCCGTGGCGTTTATGAAACCTACAAAGAACGCAATCTACGTTACTCTCAGGTTGTCCCATTCACAATGACCGAGGAGAAGAACAGCGGCAATAACCTCCCCGCACAAATCGACCTATATGCCACTCAGGGTAATGCCTACAAATTTCTCTTTATGACCAAGGGGGGCGGCTCGGCAAACAAAACCTTTTTGTACCAACAGACCAAAGCCCTGCTCACGGAAGAGGGACTCACTAAGTTCATAAAGGAGAAGATAAAGGACTTGGGCACGGCAGCTTGTCCGCCATACCACTTGGCTGTGGTTATCGGGGGAACATCGGCTGAGGCAAACCTTGCGGCTGTGAAAAAGGCATCGGCACACTACTATGACAACCTTCCGACGGAGGGTAACGAGGGTGGACAGGCTTTTCGTGATTTGGAGTGGGAACGCCGCATAGAAAAGATTTGCCAAGAGAGTGGTGTTGGTGCACAATTCGGCGGAAAGTATCTGGTTCACGATGTGCGCGTTATTCGTCTTCCGCGCCACGCCGCCTCGTGTCCCGTGGGCATCGGTGTGAGCTGCTCGGCAGACCGCAATATAAAGGGGAAAATCACCGAGGAGGGAATTTTCCTGGAACAACTCGAGAAGAATCCTGCACGCTTTCTGCCCGAGCTTGCACCACACTTAGCTCCGGCTGTGGAAATCGACCTGGATAAGGGTATGGATGCCGTGCTCAAAGAGCTTAGCAAATACCCGATTAAGACGCGCCTCAACATCAGGGGTACGCTGATTGTGGCACGCGATATTGCCCACGCCGAACTCAAAAAGTTGGTGGATGCGGGCAAACCTCTGCCCGACTACTTCAAGAACCACCCGGTCTACTATGCCGGCCCGGCGAAGACTCCTCAGGGTATGGCGAGCGGCAGTTTCGGACCGACCACAGCAGGACGTATGGACTCCTATGTCGATTTGTTCCAATCGCTGGGCGGCTCTATGGTGATGGTTGCCAAGGGCAACCGCAGCAAAGCCGTAACGGATGCTTGCAAGAAACACGGCGGTTTCTACCTCGGCTCAATCGGCGGACCGGCGGCAGTCTTGGCTAAGGATAGCATCAAATCGAGCGAGGTTATCGACTTTCCGGAGTTGGGAATGGAGTCAATCCGTAGGATATATGTAGAAAATTTCCCGGCATTTATCATCGTCGATGACAAGGGTAATGATTTCTTTGAGGCACTCTAA
- a CDS encoding Oligopeptide transporter, OPT family, with product MEQQKLPENAYRELKPGEEYKPIMSAESKPKEVTVYSVSFGLIMAVIFSAAAAYLGLKVGQVFEAAIPIAIIAVGVGTISGKKNMLGQNVIIQSIGASSGVIVAGAIFTLPALYILELDAQFYQIFLSSLLGGLLGIVLLIPFRKYFVKDMHGKYPFPEATATTEVLVSGEGNKKSAIVLAVSGLVGGLYDFFATTFGWWSEEITTRVISAGEILAEKAKVVFKINTSAAVLGLGYIIGLKYAAIICAGSFLVWFVFIPFLSHFADGQTLAVGEGVVKLIGEMSPEEIFRNYARHIGIGGIAMAGLIGIIRQSKIIRSAVSLAAGELTGKKSGGETENSLRTQKDLRMRTLLSVLIASLAGVFFFFQFGVLGDWTQTIVGTLIVFIIAFLFTTVAANAIAIVGTNPVSGMTLMTLILSSFVLVSVGLKGEAGMAAAMIIGGVVCTALSMAGGFITDLKIGYWLGSTPAKQEAWKFLGTAVSAATVGGVMIILNKTYGFTGDGALVAPQANAMAAVIKPLMEGGATPWMLYFAGAVLALILTMLGIPALAFALGMFIPLELNTPLLVGGLVSWFVTTRSKDEKVNKERGDRGTLIASGFIAGGALMGVVSAILKYVGFDWFAQHTYAEIIAYPMYILLIIYFIRDSMRSSKA from the coding sequence ATGGAACAGCAAAAACTACCCGAAAATGCCTATCGGGAACTCAAACCCGGCGAGGAGTACAAGCCGATAATGTCTGCCGAATCTAAACCCAAAGAGGTTACAGTCTACTCGGTGAGCTTTGGTCTGATTATGGCGGTGATTTTCTCTGCTGCTGCCGCCTATCTTGGGCTGAAAGTGGGGCAGGTGTTCGAGGCTGCCATTCCCATTGCCATTATTGCAGTGGGTGTTGGAACGATAAGTGGCAAGAAAAATATGTTGGGGCAAAATGTCATCATTCAATCTATCGGCGCAAGCTCGGGAGTGATTGTAGCGGGTGCAATTTTTACCCTGCCGGCTCTCTATATTTTGGAATTAGATGCCCAATTTTACCAAATTTTTCTCTCGTCATTGCTCGGCGGACTATTGGGTATCGTTTTGCTGATTCCGTTCAGAAAATATTTTGTTAAGGATATGCACGGCAAATACCCCTTCCCCGAGGCTACGGCAACAACGGAGGTTCTTGTTAGCGGCGAGGGTAATAAAAAATCTGCTATTGTGCTTGCCGTGAGCGGTTTGGTGGGGGGGCTTTACGACTTTTTTGCAACGACTTTCGGATGGTGGAGCGAGGAGATTACCACACGTGTAATCTCTGCGGGAGAGATTTTGGCTGAGAAGGCGAAGGTCGTTTTTAAGATTAATACGAGTGCAGCGGTGCTCGGTCTGGGCTATATCATAGGGTTGAAATATGCGGCAATAATCTGTGCCGGTTCATTCTTGGTGTGGTTCGTCTTCATTCCATTTCTGAGCCACTTTGCAGACGGACAGACACTTGCCGTGGGCGAGGGTGTGGTGAAACTTATTGGCGAAATGTCGCCCGAGGAGATTTTTAGAAACTATGCTCGTCACATAGGTATAGGTGGCATTGCGATGGCGGGTTTGATTGGCATCATTCGCCAGTCGAAGATTATTCGCTCGGCTGTTTCGTTGGCGGCGGGTGAGCTGACGGGCAAAAAGTCCGGCGGCGAGACAGAAAATTCGCTCCGCACGCAAAAGGATTTGAGGATGCGCACACTCCTTTCGGTTCTTATAGCGTCGCTTGCTGGGGTCTTTTTCTTTTTCCAATTCGGCGTTTTGGGCGACTGGACGCAAACTATTGTCGGCACTCTGATTGTCTTTATAATTGCATTCCTCTTTACGACCGTAGCGGCGAATGCTATTGCTATCGTGGGTACGAACCCCGTATCGGGGATGACGCTGATGACCTTGATTTTGAGTTCATTCGTGTTGGTAAGCGTTGGTCTGAAAGGTGAGGCGGGTATGGCGGCGGCGATGATTATCGGAGGTGTGGTCTGCACGGCTCTTTCGATGGCAGGCGGCTTTATCACCGACCTGAAAATCGGCTACTGGCTCGGCTCTACCCCTGCTAAGCAGGAGGCTTGGAAGTTTCTTGGTACGGCAGTTTCGGCGGCAACGGTTGGCGGAGTGATGATTATTCTCAATAAAACTTATGGCTTCACAGGCGATGGTGCATTGGTTGCTCCGCAGGCGAATGCTATGGCGGCGGTGATTAAACCGTTGATGGAGGGTGGTGCCACGCCTTGGATGTTGTACTTTGCGGGTGCGGTTCTGGCGTTGATTCTCACGATGTTGGGCATTCCTGCATTGGCATTTGCCCTTGGTATGTTTATTCCGTTGGAGCTCAATACGCCCCTGTTGGTGGGTGGCTTGGTGAGCTGGTTCGTAACCACACGCAGTAAGGATGAGAAGGTGAACAAAGAACGAGGCGACCGCGGAACGTTGATTGCATCGGGATTTATTGCCGGCGGCGCGTTGATGGGTGTTGTGAGTGCCATTTTGAAGTATGTTGGCTTCGACTGGTTCGCTCAACACACTTATGCTGAGATTATTGCATACCCGATGTATATATTGTTGATAATATACTTCATACGAGATTCTATGCGCAGTAGCAAGGCATAG
- a CDS encoding Beta-galactosidase produces the protein MKRLFFAIIILISISPLVAREVINLNRGWQFTPGWEVNKGKYTEINLPHTYNLDALSGKQDYYRGLANYVKTLEIPVTWRSDKVFLRFKGVNQTADLYVNSKHVGQHKGGYTAFGWDITPFLRFGERNTLWVRVNNAPDLDVMPLVGDFNMYGGIYRDVEMIVVPKTHIDLENFGSFGVFVTQNSVNEEKAEITVTTTVTGDPNDNAEVKLYLRDEQKQILDSVVRRVRIENDGDTEISRQFTINNPHLWNGTIDPYMYNVLVEVKSTKTGSRADFVEQNFGVRYWEVNKDNQFTLNGKPYKIQGVAKHQDYAGLGNAVNRLNHERDMELMLEMGVNAVRLAHYPYDSYFIELCDKNGIIVWSEIPFVGPGGYRDKGFNDSEAFMDNGKHQLVEMIRQHYNHPSILFWGLFNELIQQGDDPAPYVRELNELAKEEDPSRLTVAASNQDGDLNFITDLIAFNKYFGWYGGMPADLEQWGRTLRRDWAKLLVGISEYGAGSSIYHQQDTLMKTIPTSYWHPENWQTHFHEEHWKIIKDKPYFWGTFVWAMFDFGAAHRTEGQLAGVNDKGLVTFDRAIKKDAFYFYKANWNKEDPFVYIAERRNRERSSPVQTIKIYSNQEQVDVTIDGNRTICLQSDGYGTFLWKDVELGKGEHTVEVVTPDGSRDSVTFTIR, from the coding sequence ATGAAACGTCTATTTTTTGCAATTATCATCCTTATCAGCATTTCGCCGCTTGTGGCACGCGAGGTTATCAACCTGAATCGCGGCTGGCAATTCACCCCCGGTTGGGAGGTAAATAAGGGTAAGTACACGGAAATAAACCTGCCCCACACCTATAACCTCGATGCGCTCTCGGGCAAACAGGACTACTATCGCGGACTAGCTAACTACGTTAAAACCTTAGAAATACCGGTAACTTGGCGTAGTGATAAGGTCTTTTTGAGGTTCAAGGGGGTCAATCAGACGGCAGACCTCTATGTCAATAGCAAACACGTGGGTCAGCACAAGGGCGGCTACACGGCATTCGGTTGGGATATAACCCCATTCCTGCGCTTTGGCGAGCGCAACACACTGTGGGTGAGGGTTAATAACGCGCCGGATTTGGATGTTATGCCACTGGTGGGTGACTTCAATATGTATGGGGGCATCTATCGCGATGTGGAGATGATTGTTGTGCCCAAGACCCATATCGACCTCGAGAATTTCGGCAGCTTCGGCGTGTTCGTCACCCAAAACAGCGTCAATGAAGAGAAGGCGGAAATCACCGTTACGACAACCGTTACAGGCGATCCAAACGACAATGCCGAGGTGAAATTATATCTGCGCGACGAGCAGAAACAGATATTAGACTCCGTAGTTCGCCGCGTACGCATTGAAAATGACGGAGACACCGAAATATCACGCCAATTCACAATCAACAATCCACACCTATGGAATGGCACGATAGACCCCTATATGTACAACGTTTTGGTGGAGGTGAAGAGCACCAAGACGGGCAGCAGGGCAGATTTTGTGGAACAAAATTTTGGGGTGCGTTACTGGGAGGTAAACAAAGATAATCAATTCACCCTCAACGGTAAACCCTATAAGATTCAGGGCGTTGCCAAGCATCAGGACTACGCGGGATTGGGTAACGCCGTAAACAGGCTCAACCACGAGCGGGATATGGAACTGATGTTGGAGATGGGGGTAAATGCGGTGCGTTTGGCACACTATCCCTATGACAGCTACTTCATTGAGCTGTGTGATAAGAACGGGATAATCGTTTGGAGCGAGATACCGTTTGTCGGTCCGGGCGGCTATCGCGATAAGGGGTTCAATGACTCGGAAGCATTTATGGATAATGGCAAACATCAACTTGTGGAGATGATTCGCCAGCACTACAACCACCCCTCGATTCTCTTTTGGGGACTCTTCAACGAGTTGATTCAGCAGGGTGACGACCCGGCACCATATGTCCGCGAACTTAACGAGCTGGCTAAGGAGGAAGACCCCTCGCGTCTGACTGTCGCGGCGAGCAATCAGGATGGCGACCTCAATTTCATCACCGACTTGATAGCATTCAATAAATATTTCGGCTGGTATGGCGGTATGCCCGCGGATTTGGAGCAGTGGGGCAGAACACTACGGCGCGACTGGGCAAAGTTATTGGTGGGTATCAGCGAGTATGGGGCGGGCAGCAGCATCTATCATCAGCAAGACACCCTAATGAAAACTATTCCCACAAGTTATTGGCATCCCGAAAATTGGCAGACCCACTTCCACGAGGAGCACTGGAAAATAATCAAGGACAAACCCTACTTCTGGGGTACTTTCGTGTGGGCGATGTTCGACTTCGGAGCAGCACACCGCACCGAAGGGCAGCTTGCGGGGGTAAATGACAAAGGATTAGTAACTTTTGACCGCGCAATAAAAAAGGATGCTTTCTATTTCTACAAAGCGAATTGGAATAAGGAAGACCCCTTTGTCTACATAGCCGAGCGGCGCAATCGAGAACGTAGCTCCCCTGTGCAGACAATCAAAATATACTCCAACCAAGAGCAGGTGGATGTAACCATTGACGGCAATCGTACAATATGTTTGCAGTCGGATGGTTACGGCACTTTCCTATGGAAGGATGTGGAGTTGGGCAAGGGTGAGCATACTGTGGAGGTAGTAACCCCCGATGGCAGTCGCGATAGTGTAACATTCACCATAAGGTAG
- a CDS encoding Chitinase: MKVIAKLFLLLCALPLVMCSSKDPAPINPEKPEEPEVILPDKVIPKFIHSTYIVGNRLTANQISNSNFGKFSFMYLMAYPNFVATDFDLPTNDLFSKYVTNFNSTNLEIQFTAKAQSQNCKVLLSVAGTTEYAKIFQNTTRRARFAYIVAKLVEKYKYDGIEVDWEGEEVTISTHTALMNDIRTELNKSEKNLKKRLYLTTALAEWRGYNEAQSKALSDAVDWINIMTYDMGGGTWGDTPSHNTPLNIIEQRLSSNFRHFDKKKIVIGLGNYGYAYKGLSPGVKYTRETIAAQSQSPGWNTIEEWILTKGWTEQWDDVAKCPYFFSPDKSDFATCDNLRSLDHKIEWIVKEGFRGEFWWVFNCDYHDPLAGETFGTNTQIDHVEKRWKELIK; the protein is encoded by the coding sequence ATGAAAGTAATTGCCAAACTATTCCTACTTCTTTGTGCCTTACCGCTGGTAATGTGCTCGAGTAAAGACCCGGCTCCCATCAATCCCGAGAAACCGGAAGAGCCGGAAGTTATCCTGCCCGACAAAGTTATCCCCAAATTTATCCATTCAACTTATATAGTTGGTAATAGATTGACGGCAAATCAAATATCAAACAGCAACTTCGGTAAGTTCTCGTTTATGTATCTGATGGCTTATCCGAATTTTGTTGCCACAGACTTCGACTTGCCTACCAATGATTTGTTCTCGAAATATGTTACCAACTTCAACTCCACAAACCTTGAGATACAATTCACCGCCAAGGCACAATCTCAGAATTGTAAGGTGCTGCTGAGCGTGGCGGGGACTACGGAGTATGCCAAAATTTTCCAAAATACCACACGCCGCGCACGGTTTGCTTACATCGTTGCAAAGCTCGTTGAGAAGTACAAGTATGACGGCATTGAGGTCGATTGGGAGGGCGAAGAGGTGACAATTTCCACCCACACAGCGCTGATGAATGACATTCGCACGGAGCTCAATAAGTCAGAAAAAAATCTCAAAAAGAGACTCTACCTAACCACTGCTCTTGCCGAATGGCGCGGCTATAATGAGGCACAATCCAAGGCGCTGAGTGATGCTGTGGATTGGATTAACATTATGACATATGATATGGGAGGGGGAACGTGGGGCGATACACCGTCGCACAATACACCTCTCAACATAATAGAGCAGAGGTTGTCGTCGAACTTTAGGCACTTCGATAAAAAGAAGATAGTCATTGGTTTAGGTAACTATGGATATGCTTACAAGGGGCTATCGCCGGGCGTGAAATACACGCGTGAGACGATAGCTGCTCAAAGTCAATCGCCCGGTTGGAATACCATCGAAGAGTGGATTTTGACCAAAGGTTGGACAGAGCAATGGGACGATGTGGCAAAATGTCCGTACTTCTTCTCGCCCGACAAAAGCGACTTTGCAACCTGTGACAACCTTCGCTCGTTGGACCACAAGATTGAGTGGATTGTGAAAGAGGGTTTTCGTGGCGAGTTTTGGTGGGTATTCAACTGCGACTATCACGACCCCCTGGCCGGCGAAACGTTCGGTACAAACACTCAGATTGACCACGTTGAAAAACGATGGAAAGAGTTGATAAAATAG
- a CDS encoding 3-deoxy-manno-octulosonate cytidylyltransferase, with protein sequence MKYLAIIPARYASTRFPGKPLADIGGKPMVRRVYERAAAVFADVVVATDDNRILEVVESFGGRAVMTSADHRSGTDRCREAMDIYGGEFDVVVNIQGDEPFIAAEQLESLKQCFADDSQTDIATLVKPFSADEDIFNPNSPKVVLSQNGFALYFSRSVIPYQRGVEPKLWQHNYQYYKHIGLYAYRTEVLRAITELPAGRLEVAESLEQLRWLENGYRIKTAITTLPSYGIDTPEDLAALDLERLK encoded by the coding sequence ATGAAATACTTAGCAATCATTCCAGCTCGCTATGCCAGCACACGTTTTCCGGGCAAACCTCTCGCCGACATCGGGGGCAAGCCGATGGTTAGGCGCGTGTATGAGCGTGCGGCGGCAGTTTTTGCGGATGTTGTTGTGGCTACGGATGATAATCGCATCCTTGAGGTTGTCGAGAGTTTCGGCGGCAGGGCAGTGATGACCTCCGCTGACCACCGTAGCGGCACCGACCGCTGCCGTGAAGCTATGGACATCTACGGTGGGGAGTTCGATGTTGTCGTTAATATTCAGGGGGATGAACCATTTATTGCTGCCGAGCAGTTGGAGAGCCTCAAGCAATGTTTTGCGGATGACTCACAAACTGACATCGCCACCCTCGTAAAACCCTTCAGCGCAGATGAGGATATTTTTAATCCAAACTCACCAAAGGTTGTACTTTCACAGAACGGTTTTGCACTATATTTTTCACGCTCAGTGATACCATATCAGCGTGGTGTTGAGCCTAAACTCTGGCAACATAATTATCAATACTACAAACACATAGGTCTCTACGCCTATCGCACAGAGGTTCTTCGTGCCATCACCGAGTTACCGGCAGGGCGATTGGAGGTTGCCGAATCTTTGGAACAGCTTCGCTGGTTGGAAAACGGCTACCGAATAAAGACGGCAATAACTACCCTACCCTCCTACGGGATTGATACTCCCGAGGATTTGGCAGCCCTTGATTTGGAGAGATTAAAATGA